CCATTCGCCTATTGAAAAATGCCAGAAAATGGCAAAAATAATGAGAACCAAAAAGGCCCAGGCTGTAAGGTTATGTATTTTTACAGCTGCTTCGTAACCCAGTAAATTGTAGGTGCTGTGTATTTCAAAACCTGTAACTACTAAAATGAATATAAACAAGGCTTGCGACCAGTGCCAAAATCTCTCGAATAATTTATAGATATATACTTTTTTCACTTGAATATAATTTAGTTAATATTTGTATTTCAAACATATATGATCTCTGTTAAATATTTGATGGTCGATACCCGTGGAACTCGCATGATTAATTTATTTATATCCTTTTGTGTTCCTTAGGCCATGCTCCTTTCATTGGATTATAATTGTTTGTTATCTATGGTGTAAAATGAAACCTGCATGATTTAAATTATTTGCCTGTGTGTGCAAATTTCTCCCGTGATTCATTTGTTCAATATGGTTTAATGTTCATCTTTTTGGTTTCGTGTAAGAATACGAAGCGCACCGTGGGCAAATACAAATAACAGGATGAAGGCAATCATTGAGAAGCCGCTAATGTCGAGAAAACGGTTGTAGTCGCGCCCGGGAAGATAAAAATCGTTGAGGCTGGCCAAACGGCTGTCGGTTCTCGAGTGGCAATCTTTGCAGCTAAGCGATTCTTCTTTGGGCGCTACCATATGGTTTAAAGGCCAATACATTTCAGTTTCAATAAAATCGTATTCGCCGCTGTAAGGCAGGCCAAGGTAGTCCATTCCTGCCTTTGAGGCTTCGTCCCAGTTAAAATCGAGCCAATAAGCGCTATCGCCTTTTGCAGTCGACCAAAGCTTGGGCTGTATTAATGTTTGGTATTTTGTGTCGTAAATTTGCTTTCCGCGGTGTACCTTAACCGGCCATATCTTGGAGGGGCTTGTGCTTTTCTGTTTACTGCCTTTATCGTTGTATGACCCGTCGAGCGAATTCATCTGAACCGGGATGGTATCAATTTTATCTGTTATAAGCTGATGGTTGGCAATACCGTTAAACCAGTAATATTCGGGTTTTACATGGTCGTCGTACACAAAAGTTCCTTTTATCGACAGGTAATTGTGATTCCCATCTGCATCATTTTCATGTTTTGGGTTCCCATCGTCATCTAAAACTCCGGCAGTAGACCAGTCCCAAATCATTTTAGTGCTGTTTGCTTTTGCATAGCTTGGGATATGACAGGTTTGGCAGGCGATCCTAAGGTTATGCTGGTTTAATAGGTTGTCGGTATGTGGTTCAGCGGTGTGGCATTGCTCGCAAGTAGCGCGGTTTTTGTTTTCTGATGATAAAGCATAAAGCTTTCCTGCCATCTGGTGGTTTTCGGTAACATGGCAGTCAACACAGCTCATATCTTCGCCATCAACAGCCATATGTACATCAATTTTTTTTGAGGCATCAAGCAGTGCTACCTCCAAATCTCCGTGTTTTACATTGTTGCCGCCACCGCCCCAAAAGTGGCATACTCCGCAGTTTTCGCGTTTGGGAGAACCTACGTTGCGGGCCACATACGAAAGGTTAACACTTGCCGCCGGATAGCCTGCCGCTCCTTTTCCCTTTTCATAGGTTCCCGAGTTGTCGTGGCATACCAGACAGTCGATGTTTTTAGGTTCGTTAAAGTCAAACGATTGGTCTTTCCAGCCGTAACCAATGTGGCAACGGGTACAGGTTGCCTCGCTACCCGATATGCCAATGCAAAAGTTATTGAGTATATTTTTTTTGCCAACGGGCACTGCACCTTTGCCTGCTAAAACTTCGGTTCGTTCCCAGTTCCAGTGGCTGGTGGCCATAATTTCTTCATCGCGTTTGTTGTGGCACGAGATACAGGCTTCGGTTACCTGGTGGGCATTTTCAAAATCTTGCTGTAAAATTTCAAAAGAGTTATGATTGGCAATCGAACTCATTTTCCGGTCTTTTTTCCAGGTGTAGTTTATAACGTTAATCCTGGTATCAACCGAATCCTTCTCAATGGCATTCACCGATTCAAAACCAATGGCTAAAAAGAGTAATAAACAGTAGGTTGTGTATTTCATGATTTAGTGAATATAAGTTCAGTATAAAAGTATCAATGAGTAGCATATGTTTGTTACGTTTGGGTGTGCGAATTGCCGTAAAAAAGTTTGATGTGGCTCAATAAAAAATTGAACTACATCAGTTTAAAATATGATTTGAAACATGTTATGCTCGCTAAAATCTTTCTATTTTTAGCCTCTTATGAAAAGTATATATTCAAATAGTTGTACGGTTTTTAGCAGGAGGGAGTGCTGTTTTGACAAACTTACAGCAGAAGAGCGGAAAATAATTGATGAGAAAAAAATTACCTTAACCTATAAAAAGGGCGAGAATATATGTAAGCAGGGAGCCTTTGCGTCGCATATTATATTTTTAAAAGACGGTTTGGCCAAGGTGTATCTCGAAGGAAAACCTAAAAATTTAATTTTGAAAATTTCTCCACCCGGAAATTTAATAGGTTTGCCTTGCATTTACGATGGTAATAATACTTTTCTGTATTCGGCCACAACTTATATCGATTCAGAGGTGGAACTCATAGAAATTGAGTTGTTTAAAAAAATGATACTGCAGAATCCGAAATTTGCTTTTCAGGTAATTAATGTTTTAAACGAAAATACCGTGCAAACCTATGGCCGTTTTTATTGCTTTACCAATAAGCAAATGCACGGACGAATGGCTGATATTCTGCTTTGCTTGTCGCAGCGTATTTTTAAAACTGATGCGTTTAATTTGCCATTGTCGCGTTCTGATTTGGCTGAGCTTACGGGAATGAGCACGGAAAGTGTGATTAGGGTTATGAAAGATTTTAAGGACGATGGTTTAATTCGGTTTGAAGGAAAAGATGTAGAACTACTGGATGTGGAGAAATTGGTAACCATTAGTCAGCTGGGCTAAAAACCACTATACCTCTTCCGGTAAATTCGCTTATGGAAGCGCATTAAAAGTATATCCGAAACTGTATTCCTGCCTGGTAGTTTTTTTTACAATCAAACGGAGCCTGTTAAAATTCCTGGTGAAACAACTCACAGAATCGAATTCTGTTTATTTTTTCAATTCGCGAAGCTCCAACCAAAAAACTGGTTTCTTCATTTGATGAATTATTATCACTGGCTAACGTTCCGGCAACAATTCCGATTAAGCCTATCGTTGCTCCTGGTATTGCAAGAATCTTTTTTTTCAAATCTGAAGCTTTATTATTGCAGTATGAATTTTCAGGAAAGGTTTGGTGCAGTTGCTGCATCGTGTAGTTGTTTTGGGCATATACAGCAAAGATGAACAGGCAGTAGAAATCAAGCTACTAAACGAAAATACATAGCTGTTTTTAGCCTGCTAAGCACAATATATTAATCAATAGTTCGATACGGAAACTGCCGCCTTCTAATTAGATAGAAGATCGGATTCATCCGGAATATACGGTTGCCGATAAAGCTGCTCGAACCATTTGTTCAGATTCTCTCTCCCAACGTAGGATGAGTCTTCATCAATTATATAATAACTGTCAGACTGTTAATGTGTACTGTTGAGGGCGCTAATGTGCTTTTAGTCAGCTGGATAAAAGCAGCTTGAGTTTTTTGTATTAATCATAATTAGCAAATTGCTTAGTAGTAGTAGGTCAAATGCTGATTTAAAATCAGCAATCGGGCGTATTACTTTGGGTTTGTTAAACGTGTAAATTTTGTGCCATAAAAGTACTTTAGTAACAGGTTTAATTATGTTTGAACCTTTTTTAATAAGTTTTACAAACCTTTCAATAACGTGTATCTTAATTTTTGCCGATAGCTATTATTGTGCATAAAATTTAGCCCGGGAAAGGTAGTTTGCCAAAGCGGCATCCAAATCAAACCTAACGAATATGGATACCAAATTATCATCTGTTCATAAATCCTGTATTATGAGAAGCTTATTTAATTGTGCAGTTTTTGCAAATTTGCAAAAGCATGCCAGGCCTGCTATTGTGTTGTTGTTAACTTTAGCATTGTTGGCTATTTCCTCTGTTGTAAATGCCCAGGCTGTAATTCGGGTTACGGGCGAAACCACTATTTGTGAAAATGAGACTACGACCCTTGACGTGATAATCCCGGGAGGAGTATCGCCTTTTACAGTGGTGTTTTCTGATGGAACAAATGATTCTACTATAACCAACTATACCAGTAATCCCAACCCGGAGAGCGCGACTTATGGAGGTGCTCCAATAGAAGTTTCGCCGCTTGTTAGCACCAACTATCAGTTAATAAGTGTTACTGATGCTAATAATTTCTCACTACCCATTGATGAAACACCTGTGGGTGTTACGGTAAATCCTTTGGTTAAAAATCTGGTTGTAACGGTAAATGCAGGAAATCCTATTTGTCCAGGTGTTAATTTTACTATTACGGTAAGTGGTGACAATTTGCAAAGTGCAGAGCTTTGGAATGCTGCTGAAACTGAAAAAGTTGCCGATCTGCCTTCGTCTACGGTATCCATTTCTGGCGCTACCGATTTTTATATTCATGCCATAAGCAATGGCGATTGCCAGATTTCACAGCTCTTGTCGCTTTCGCTCGAATCGGTTTTGCCTGAAATTACTTGCCCGGGTAATGATACCTTAAATCCACTTGCAAATTGCCAGGTTGAATTGCCTGATTATATTTCTGCAACAACTTTTTCGGATAATTGTACGGCAGAGGGTGCTATCACAGTAACACAAACACCCGCTGCCGGTAGTACTTTAACCGGCGATGAAACTACGCAGCTGGTTACCATGACAGCAACGGATGAAGTGGGCAACGAAAACTCCTGCTCCTTCAGCGTCACACTTATCGATTCAGAAAACCCAGTTATTACAGGAACGGCAACCAGCCAAACGGTAAACAGCAATAATGGTAATTGCGGTTATGTGGTGTCGGGTGCAGAATTCGACCCCACAACTTTTTCGGATAATTGTACCGTAAGCAAAGTAACCTACAATATTAATGGAGCAGGAGAATTCGGCTCCGATCAGAGTACCACGCTCGATGGAGTTACCTTGTCAGGAGGCGCCAATACTATTGTTTGGACCGCTTACGATCAGCATAATAATACCGCTACCTGGCAGTTTACCATCACAATTGAAGATAACACGCCACCTTCTTTTGATAATTGTCCTTCAGCAGATCAGCAACTGGCAACAAACGCCGGAGATTGTAATGCGGTTTTACCCGATTATGTTAGCCTACTCTCCATAACAGCAAGTGATAATTGCACGGCAGCAGAAGACATGGTTTTCACGCAATCGCCCGAAGCAGGAACCTCATTAACAGGAGGACATAACTCGGAAGAAACAATTACGATAACTGCCGATGATGGCAATGGAAATACGGTAGACTGCAGTTTTACTGTTGTTGTTAAAGACGAAACCAGTCCTTCAATACAGGATTTGCCCGCAAATATTTCGGTTAATAACGATGCTGACCAGTGCGGAGCCGTTGTTTCGTGGACTGCGCCAACCCCTGCTGATAACTGCCTTAATCCCGTCATTGCACAAACGGCCGGACTTACCTCCGGAGAATTATTTCCTATTGGAACAACAACCGTTAGTTACCAGGCTACCGATGGAGCCGGGAATACGCATACCGAGAGTTTTACCGTAACGGTAAGCGATAATCAAAATCCGGAAATTGCATGTCCTGATGCTATTGCGGTAAGCGCTGATGCCGGAAAAGATTATGCAACGGTAACGTACTCCACTCCAAGTGGAACGGACAATTGTGCAGGAGCAACAACAACTCAAACCGCTGGATTGTCAAGTAATTCACAATTTCCTATTGGTACAACTATTAATACTTTTGAAGTTACCGATGCCGTAGGGAATACCAATTCGTGTAGTTTTTCGGTTACCGTTACGGATACTGAAAAACCGGTAATTTCAGGTTGTCCTGAAAATATTTCGGTTAATAATGATAATGGCGAATGCGAAGCCGTGGTGACCTGGCTGGCTCCATCGGCAAGCGACAATTATTCGCCTCTTGATAGCATGAGCTGGAGTATTTCTCATGCTTCGGGAAGCTCGTTTCCGGTTGGTACAACAACCGTTACCTACACCATAACTGATGAGGCGGGAAATGAAAGTTTGCCATGCAGTTTTACAATTACAGTTACCGATAATGAAAAACCGGTGCTTACAAATTGCCCTGGAAATCTAAGCAGAACAAGTAACGAAGGAAGCTGCATTGCCGATGTGTCGTGGACCGAACCCAATGTTAGCGACAATTGCACCGCTGTTCCATCAATTATCTGGGAGAAAAGCCACAACCCGGGCGACGAATTTAATTTGGGAACTACTGTGGTAACGTACACTGCTGAAGATGAGTACGGTAATGTTAGCGATGTTTGCAGTTTTACTGTTACGGTAACCGACGACCAACGCCCTGTTATTGCCAACTGCCCCACTGATATAACCCAAAGTGTTGACCAGGACAGTTGTAAT
Above is a genomic segment from uncultured Draconibacterium sp. containing:
- a CDS encoding tetrathionate reductase family octaheme c-type cytochrome, with the protein product MKYTTYCLLLFLAIGFESVNAIEKDSVDTRINVINYTWKKDRKMSSIANHNSFEILQQDFENAHQVTEACISCHNKRDEEIMATSHWNWERTEVLAGKGAVPVGKKNILNNFCIGISGSEATCTRCHIGYGWKDQSFDFNEPKNIDCLVCHDNSGTYEKGKGAAGYPAASVNLSYVARNVGSPKRENCGVCHFWGGGGNNVKHGDLEVALLDASKKIDVHMAVDGEDMSCVDCHVTENHQMAGKLYALSSENKNRATCEQCHTAEPHTDNLLNQHNLRIACQTCHIPSYAKANSTKMIWDWSTAGVLDDDGNPKHENDADGNHNYLSIKGTFVYDDHVKPEYYWFNGIANHQLITDKIDTIPVQMNSLDGSYNDKGSKQKSTSPSKIWPVKVHRGKQIYDTKYQTLIQPKLWSTAKGDSAYWLDFNWDEASKAGMDYLGLPYSGEYDFIETEMYWPLNHMVAPKEESLSCKDCHSRTDSRLASLNDFYLPGRDYNRFLDISGFSMIAFILLFVFAHGALRILTRNQKDEH
- a CDS encoding Crp/Fnr family transcriptional regulator, producing the protein MKSIYSNSCTVFSRRECCFDKLTAEERKIIDEKKITLTYKKGENICKQGAFASHIIFLKDGLAKVYLEGKPKNLILKISPPGNLIGLPCIYDGNNTFLYSATTYIDSEVELIEIELFKKMILQNPKFAFQVINVLNENTVQTYGRFYCFTNKQMHGRMADILLCLSQRIFKTDAFNLPLSRSDLAELTGMSTESVIRVMKDFKDDGLIRFEGKDVELLDVEKLVTISQLG